From one bacterium genomic stretch:
- a CDS encoding D-arabinose 5-phosphate isomerase: protein MTGAPGERPATGGVVLKAAEPGSGPVLDGETLLARARRVIRTEAEALLALEPRLGESFLRAVEHICSASGRVIVSGIGKSGLIGRKIAATLTSTGTPAVFLHPVESLHGDLGIVGRDDVAILISKSGESSELVGLLEHLSRLGVPIIALTGRLDSTLARAAAVVLDCSVAEEACPFDLAPTTSTTVALAMGDALAVALLLRRGFTREDFARLHPGGALGRKLTLRVSDVMLREDYPFMYVDGRMRECIVLLAEKRGTVPIIDHDRRVIGVVTAGDLTRLMEKEEDIFDVPVSRVMNPNPKLTEPDVLAAAAVYLMEKHGIMALPVVDADRRLIGIVHLHDLMRAGVV, encoded by the coding sequence ATGACGGGCGCACCAGGTGAGCGTCCCGCGACGGGGGGCGTCGTGCTGAAAGCGGCGGAGCCCGGGTCGGGGCCGGTGCTCGACGGCGAGACGCTGCTGGCCCGCGCCCGGCGCGTGATCCGCACCGAGGCCGAGGCCTTGCTGGCCCTCGAGCCGCGACTCGGGGAGTCCTTCCTCCGGGCCGTGGAACACATCTGTTCGGCCTCCGGGCGGGTGATCGTGAGCGGCATTGGAAAGAGCGGGCTCATCGGCCGCAAGATCGCCGCGACGCTCACGTCCACCGGCACGCCCGCGGTGTTCCTGCACCCGGTCGAGAGCCTGCACGGCGACCTGGGGATCGTCGGGCGCGACGACGTCGCGATCCTCATCTCCAAGAGCGGCGAGTCGAGCGAACTGGTCGGGCTCCTGGAGCACCTCAGCCGGCTGGGCGTGCCCATCATCGCGCTCACGGGCCGCCTGGACTCCACGCTCGCGCGCGCGGCCGCCGTCGTGCTCGACTGCTCGGTGGCCGAGGAGGCGTGCCCGTTCGACCTGGCGCCGACCACGTCCACCACCGTGGCGCTGGCCATGGGCGACGCCCTCGCCGTCGCGCTGCTCCTGAGGCGGGGCTTCACGCGGGAGGATTTCGCTCGCCTGCACCCAGGTGGCGCGTTGGGCCGCAAGCTCACGCTCCGGGTCAGCGACGTGATGCTGCGCGAGGATTACCCGTTCATGTACGTGGACGGCCGCATGCGCGAGTGCATCGTGCTCCTCGCGGAAAAGCGCGGGACCGTCCCGATCATCGATCACGACCGCCGCGTCATCGGGGTGGTCACGGCGGGCGACCTGACCCGATTGATGGAGAAAGAAGAGGACATCTTCGATGTCCCGGTGTCGCGGGTCATGAACCCGAACCCGAAGTTGACGGAGCCCGACGTCCTCGCCGCCGCGGCGGTGTACCTGATGGAGAAACACGGCATCATGGCGCTCCCCGTCGTGGACGCCGATCGCCGCCTCATCGGCATCGTGCACCTCCACGACCTGATGCGCGCGGGAGTCGTATGA
- a CDS encoding UDP-N-acetylglucosamine 2-epimerase (non-hydrolyzing) encodes MADRPRILVVVGTRPEGIKLAPVVHALQAHADAVETRVALTGQHTDLLDQVLEVFALPVDWDLGIMREGQDLYDVAQGCLTGLRPVLGAYRPDLVLVQGDTATVLFAALAAFFERIRVGHVEAGLRSGDKWQPYPEEVFRKLAGGVADLHFAPTRQARENLLREGVPADQVYLTGNTVVDALLGIAAQDRPVSNPALREALAEGRRLVLVTAHRRESFGAPLREIFQAIRTLADRHTDTVFLYPVHPNPNVRGPAEELLSGHPRIRLTAPLDYADLAAALRRATLVLTDSGGIQEEAPSFGTPVLVLREVTERPEGVRAGVARLVGTGRDRILQAADELLSDETARRAMATARNPYGDGQAGRRIADIVVHHLTGRPRQTTDWEAE; translated from the coding sequence ATGGCCGATCGCCCCAGGATCCTGGTCGTGGTGGGAACGCGCCCGGAGGGCATCAAGCTCGCGCCCGTGGTGCACGCGCTCCAGGCGCACGCGGACGCGGTGGAGACCCGTGTGGCGCTCACGGGCCAGCACACGGACCTCCTGGACCAGGTGCTCGAGGTCTTCGCGCTGCCCGTGGACTGGGACCTGGGCATCATGCGGGAGGGTCAGGACCTGTACGACGTCGCGCAGGGCTGCCTCACCGGGCTCCGGCCGGTACTGGGCGCGTACCGGCCGGACCTGGTGCTGGTCCAGGGCGACACGGCGACCGTCCTGTTCGCGGCCCTGGCCGCGTTCTTCGAGCGGATCCGGGTCGGGCACGTCGAGGCCGGGCTGCGCAGCGGCGACAAGTGGCAGCCGTACCCGGAGGAGGTGTTCCGGAAGCTGGCCGGCGGAGTCGCGGACCTGCACTTCGCGCCGACGCGGCAGGCGCGGGAGAACTTGCTCCGGGAGGGCGTGCCGGCCGACCAGGTCTACCTGACCGGCAACACCGTGGTGGACGCGCTCCTCGGCATCGCGGCGCAGGACCGTCCCGTTTCCAACCCGGCGTTGCGGGAAGCGCTGGCGGAGGGGCGGCGGCTCGTCCTGGTGACCGCCCACCGGCGGGAGTCGTTCGGCGCGCCGCTGCGTGAGATCTTCCAGGCGATCCGGACGCTCGCGGACCGGCACACGGACACGGTGTTCCTGTATCCCGTCCACCCGAACCCGAACGTGCGCGGCCCGGCGGAGGAGCTGCTCTCCGGCCACCCCCGCATCCGCCTCACCGCGCCGCTGGACTACGCGGACCTCGCCGCGGCGCTCCGGCGCGCGACGCTGGTCCTCACCGACTCCGGCGGCATCCAGGAGGAGGCGCCGAGCTTCGGCACCCCGGTCCTCGTCCTGCGGGAGGTGACGGAGCGGCCCGAGGGCGTGCGCGCGGGCGTCGCCCGCCTCGTGGGCACCGGCCGCGACCGGATCCTCCAGGCCGCGGACGAGCTCCTCTCCGACGAGACCGCCCGCCGCGCCATGGCGACCGCGCGCAACCCCTACGGCGACGGGCAGGCAGGGCGGCGGATCGCGGACATCGTCGTCCACCACCTCACGGGGCGGCCGCGCCAGACGACCGACTGGGAGGCCGAGTGA
- the rpoN gene encoding RNA polymerase sigma-54 factor encodes MTIKTGLYQGTQLRQEMKINPRLYQAMDLLYMPLLDLQQHIKQELLNNPFLELEEPVTPEEEPVKEKASEEEKEKEEQIDWEEILLDGFEAGGRRPEHEEKEYYEPVPVETRDLADHLRDQLVLMRLTPRQMLLGEEIIGNIDDDGYLACSLAEVVESLNQWVQEEGERWAEEGESLEPFTVEEAEEMLRVIQGFEPAGVGARDLRECLLLQLQDAGKEDTLAYRIVRDYFDQLINHRWSEISKELSITPKDVQAAADEVAKLDPKPGLKYAAPSDNYIIPDLVVEKIDGEYLVFLNDTSLPRLKLSRAYREIAKDKNKFKGENKEFISNKLNSANWMIQAIEQRRQTMLKVMNFIVDRQREFFEKGVQYLKPLTLREVAEVINMHESTVSRVTNEKYVQTPRGVLPLKFFFSSGLSTTSGEDVSARGIKAKIQKLVAEEDPRRPLTDQAIVNILKEEGIQIARRTVAKYRDQLGILSARMRKRV; translated from the coding sequence ATGACGATCAAGACCGGACTCTACCAGGGTACGCAGCTCCGCCAGGAGATGAAGATCAATCCACGCCTGTACCAGGCGATGGATCTCCTGTACATGCCGCTGCTCGACCTACAGCAGCACATCAAGCAGGAGCTGCTGAACAACCCGTTCCTCGAGCTCGAGGAGCCCGTCACCCCGGAGGAGGAGCCCGTCAAGGAGAAGGCGTCCGAGGAGGAGAAGGAGAAGGAAGAGCAGATCGACTGGGAGGAGATCCTCCTCGACGGCTTCGAGGCCGGCGGGCGGCGCCCCGAGCACGAGGAGAAGGAGTACTACGAGCCGGTCCCCGTCGAGACGCGCGACCTGGCGGACCACCTCCGCGACCAGCTCGTCCTCATGCGGCTCACCCCGCGGCAGATGCTCCTGGGCGAGGAGATCATCGGCAACATCGACGATGACGGCTACCTTGCTTGCTCTCTCGCCGAGGTCGTCGAGAGCCTCAATCAGTGGGTGCAGGAGGAAGGCGAGCGCTGGGCCGAGGAGGGCGAATCGCTCGAGCCGTTCACGGTGGAAGAGGCGGAGGAGATGCTCCGCGTCATTCAGGGCTTCGAGCCCGCGGGCGTCGGCGCGCGCGACCTCCGCGAGTGCCTGCTGCTCCAGCTCCAGGACGCGGGCAAGGAAGACACGCTCGCGTACCGCATCGTGCGCGACTACTTCGACCAGCTCATCAACCACCGCTGGTCGGAGATCTCCAAGGAGCTGTCCATCACGCCGAAGGATGTACAGGCTGCGGCCGACGAGGTCGCCAAGCTGGACCCGAAGCCCGGCCTCAAGTACGCGGCGCCGTCGGACAACTACATCATCCCGGATCTCGTCGTCGAGAAGATCGACGGCGAATACCTGGTGTTTCTGAACGACACGAGCCTGCCGCGGCTGAAGCTGTCCCGGGCGTACCGCGAGATCGCGAAGGACAAGAACAAGTTCAAGGGAGAGAACAAGGAGTTCATCTCCAACAAGCTGAACAGCGCCAACTGGATGATCCAGGCGATCGAGCAGCGGCGCCAGACGATGCTGAAGGTGATGAACTTCATCGTGGACCGGCAGCGCGAGTTCTTCGAGAAGGGCGTGCAGTACCTCAAGCCGCTGACGCTGCGCGAGGTCGCCGAGGTCATCAACATGCACGAGTCCACGGTCTCGCGGGTCACGAACGAGAAGTACGTGCAGACTCCGCGGGGCGTGTTGCCGCTCAAGTTCTTCTTCTCGAGCGGTCTCTCGACGACGTCGGGCGAGGACGTGAGCGCCCGTGGGATCAAGGCGAAGATCCAGAAGCTGGTGGCCGAGGAGGATCCCCGGCGGCCGCTGACGGACCAAGCGATCGTGAACATCCTCAAGGAGGAGGGGATCCAGATCGCACGCCGCACGGTGGCCAAGTACCGGGACCAGCTCGGAATCCTGTCCGCCCGCATGCGGAAGCGAGTCTGA
- a CDS encoding uracil-DNA glycosylase, with protein sequence MSTNRERDREARPKAGDCWKGRGDPAPFVPGVPDPVPSYRSLGALFSDMACCTRCELASGRTQVVPGVGPRRAAVLILGEAPGAEEDRRGAPFVGRAGRLLDRLLANAGLEREDVFITNVVACRPPGNRTPRAAEIRAHAPWLDAQLRLVQPRLIVTLGRVALGYFIRNAKVTELRGKATTVERDGRRLTILPTLHPAAVLRAPDLLPSVEEDFGRIREVLARLED encoded by the coding sequence ATGTCGACCAACCGTGAGCGAGACCGCGAGGCCCGGCCGAAGGCGGGCGACTGCTGGAAGGGGCGGGGCGACCCGGCGCCGTTTGTGCCCGGCGTACCCGATCCGGTGCCGAGCTACCGCTCCCTCGGCGCGCTCTTCTCCGACATGGCGTGCTGCACGCGGTGCGAGCTCGCTTCGGGGAGGACGCAGGTCGTCCCCGGGGTCGGCCCACGCCGTGCGGCCGTGCTGATCCTGGGGGAGGCGCCCGGTGCGGAAGAGGATCGGCGGGGCGCGCCGTTCGTCGGTCGCGCCGGCCGGTTGCTGGACAGGCTGCTGGCGAACGCCGGCCTGGAACGGGAGGACGTCTTCATCACGAACGTGGTCGCGTGCCGCCCACCCGGCAACCGTACGCCCCGTGCCGCCGAGATCCGGGCGCACGCGCCGTGGCTGGATGCGCAACTCCGGCTGGTGCAGCCCCGCCTGATCGTGACCCTCGGCCGCGTCGCACTCGGCTACTTCATCCGGAACGCGAAGGTGACGGAGCTGAGGGGCAAGGCCACCACGGTGGAACGCGACGGCCGCCGGCTCACGATCCTGCCCACGCTCCACCCCGCCGCGGTGTTGCGCGCACCCGACCTGCTGCCGTCGGTGGAGGAAGACTTCGGGCGGATCCGGGAGGTCCTTGCACGGCTCGAGGACTGA
- a CDS encoding 3-deoxy-8-phosphooctulonate synthase, which produces MLFRPGGPFFLIAGPCVLEDDALNLGVAEALARIATDLGLPVIYKASFDKANRSRPDAPRGPGLERGLRQLETVRRESGLPVLTDIHEPGQAAAAAEVCDVLQIPAFLCRQTDLIEAAARTGRPLNIKKGQWMAPEDMAGAVAKARAAGAAGVAVTERGTFFGYGDLVVDMRSFARMHAATGAPTVFDGTHSVQRPGRADGASGGDPQFTPPLVRAAVAAGAQGLFLEVHPEPARAPSDGSNMLRLDRLRPLLEQVLAIRSALGERTAAVAARHE; this is translated from the coding sequence ATGTTGTTCCGGCCCGGCGGGCCGTTCTTCCTCATCGCCGGGCCGTGCGTCCTCGAAGACGATGCGCTGAACCTCGGGGTCGCCGAGGCGCTCGCCCGCATCGCTACCGACCTCGGGCTGCCGGTCATCTACAAAGCATCGTTCGACAAGGCGAACCGGAGCCGGCCGGACGCGCCGCGCGGCCCCGGCCTCGAGCGGGGGTTGCGGCAGCTCGAAACGGTGCGCCGCGAGAGCGGTCTCCCCGTACTGACGGACATCCACGAGCCGGGGCAGGCGGCTGCGGCGGCGGAGGTCTGCGACGTGCTCCAGATCCCCGCGTTCCTCTGCCGGCAGACGGACCTCATCGAGGCGGCAGCCCGGACCGGGCGGCCGTTGAACATCAAGAAGGGCCAGTGGATGGCGCCCGAGGACATGGCCGGCGCCGTCGCCAAGGCGCGCGCCGCGGGCGCGGCGGGGGTGGCCGTGACGGAACGCGGCACGTTCTTCGGTTACGGCGACCTGGTGGTGGACATGCGGTCGTTCGCCCGCATGCACGCGGCGACCGGCGCCCCGACCGTGTTCGATGGCACGCACTCCGTGCAGCGGCCCGGTCGGGCCGATGGCGCCAGCGGCGGCGACCCGCAGTTCACGCCGCCGCTGGTGCGCGCCGCCGTGGCGGCGGGTGCCCAAGGCCTGTTCCTGGAGGTCCACCCCGAGCCGGCGCGTGCGCCGTCGGACGGCAGCAACATGCTCCGACTCGACCGGCTCCGGCCGTTGCTCGAGCAGGTCCTCGCCATCCGTTCCGCGCTGGGTGAACGGACCGCAGCCGTCGCCGCCCGCCATGAGTGA
- a CDS encoding quinonprotein alcohol dehydrogenase, with amino-acid sequence MQGIRHARPTTSTPLVPGTLLAPTPPRFRQDRGPARTRCAGEGGWTVRAVVVVSLLAASLASCRGEPRIGGADAEGDATPARRPPAPSFAPVTDAVLSALQAAGTEWLTYGGAYNNQRYSSLAQITRENVATLTPAWVYQTGVAESFETTPIVAGNVMYLTTPGSGVIALHAATGEKLWEFKPEIRRTQLCCGPNNRGVSIYGDHVHVATLDARLIALDRRTGQVVWDTEVADPDDGYSITMAPLAFDGKIFVGVSGADYGLRGFVSAYDAATGELAWRWYTIPAPDEAPNGWWGEWRDTDPFGTALGRDITAEREDSATYRDAWKRGGGSVWMTPAYDPTTKTLYFSVGNPAPSLDGRVRPGDNLYTASIVALDGETGTLRWYFQTVPHDVWDLAPVSPPILFDLDGRRYVAQAGKTGWLYVVDAATGQPVLRSDNFVPQDALFTTVSAGGDPADGRLMIPGAHGGAHWSPMAYSPRTGLAYVLGVHQPMVYRVTRQPFYEGRLWTGGTFLTPPDLPQWGTFTAIDLRTGEIRWQQRVPVPMVGAALVTAGDVVFVGQGTGTLDAFDALTGDLLWQFNTGAGVHGGPITYAVDGVQYVAVAAGGNYQLGTPRGDDVFAFVLGQAPRPAPGQAYAPAEYRRSGPIRYGAVRQVPAASVTRGRTAEAGSPER; translated from the coding sequence ATGCAAGGCATACGCCATGCACGGCCGACGACCTCGACGCCGCTCGTGCCGGGTACCCTTCTTGCACCGACGCCGCCGCGGTTTCGGCAGGACCGCGGACCGGCGCGCACCAGGTGCGCCGGGGAAGGGGGGTGGACCGTGCGCGCTGTCGTCGTCGTTTCGCTGCTCGCCGCGTCCCTGGCCTCGTGCCGGGGAGAACCACGCATCGGCGGCGCGGACGCCGAGGGCGATGCGACGCCGGCGCGGCGGCCGCCGGCACCGAGCTTCGCTCCCGTCACCGACGCGGTGCTCTCGGCGCTCCAGGCCGCCGGAACCGAATGGCTGACCTACGGCGGCGCCTACAACAACCAGCGCTATTCGTCCCTCGCCCAGATCACCCGGGAGAACGTCGCGACGTTGACCCCCGCCTGGGTCTACCAGACCGGCGTGGCCGAGTCCTTCGAGACGACGCCGATCGTCGCCGGGAACGTCATGTACCTGACCACGCCCGGAAGCGGCGTCATCGCCCTCCACGCCGCCACCGGCGAGAAGCTCTGGGAGTTCAAGCCGGAGATCCGACGCACGCAGCTCTGCTGCGGCCCCAACAACCGAGGCGTCAGCATCTACGGCGACCACGTCCACGTCGCCACCCTCGACGCCCGCCTCATCGCCCTGGACCGCCGGACCGGGCAGGTCGTCTGGGACACCGAGGTCGCCGACCCCGATGACGGCTACAGCATCACCATGGCCCCCCTGGCCTTCGACGGGAAGATCTTCGTCGGCGTGAGCGGGGCGGACTACGGCCTCCGGGGGTTCGTCAGCGCCTACGACGCCGCGACCGGCGAGCTGGCCTGGCGCTGGTACACCATCCCCGCGCCCGACGAGGCGCCCAACGGCTGGTGGGGCGAGTGGCGGGACACCGACCCGTTCGGGACGGCCCTCGGCCGGGACATCACGGCGGAGCGCGAGGACAGCGCCACCTACCGGGACGCCTGGAAACGCGGCGGGGGCTCCGTCTGGATGACCCCCGCCTACGACCCCACCACCAAGACCCTCTACTTCAGCGTCGGCAACCCGGCGCCCAGCCTCGACGGGAGGGTGCGGCCCGGCGACAACCTGTACACGGCCTCCATCGTCGCCCTGGACGGCGAGACCGGCACCCTGCGCTGGTACTTCCAGACCGTGCCCCACGACGTCTGGGACCTCGCCCCGGTCAGCCCGCCGATCCTGTTCGACCTGGACGGGCGGCGCTACGTCGCCCAGGCCGGCAAGACCGGCTGGCTCTACGTCGTGGACGCCGCCACCGGCCAGCCCGTGCTCCGGTCCGACAACTTCGTCCCTCAGGACGCGCTGTTCACCACCGTGAGCGCTGGCGGAGACCCCGCGGACGGCCGGCTCATGATCCCGGGCGCCCACGGCGGCGCCCACTGGTCTCCCATGGCCTACTCGCCTCGTACGGGCCTCGCCTACGTCCTCGGCGTCCACCAGCCGATGGTCTACCGGGTCACCCGCCAGCCGTTCTACGAGGGACGACTCTGGACCGGCGGAACCTTCCTGACACCGCCGGACCTGCCCCAGTGGGGCACCTTCACCGCCATTGACCTCCGCACCGGCGAGATCCGCTGGCAGCAGCGCGTCCCGGTACCCATGGTCGGCGCGGCCCTCGTGACCGCCGGCGACGTGGTCTTCGTGGGGCAGGGGACCGGCACCCTCGACGCCTTCGACGCCCTCACCGGCGATCTGCTCTGGCAGTTCAACACCGGAGCCGGCGTCCACGGCGGGCCCATCACTTACGCCGTGGACGGCGTGCAGTACGTCGCCGTCGCCGCGGGCGGGAACTACCAGCTCGGGACCCCCAGGGGCGACGACGTCTTCGCCTTCGTCTTGGGCCAGGCACCTCGTCCCGCTCCCGGGCAGGCCTACGCCCCGGCCGAGTACCGCCGCTCGGGCCCGATCCGGTACGGCGCCGTCCGACAGGTGCCCGCGGCCTCCGTGACTCGCGGGAGAACGGCCGAGGCGGGATCGCCGGAGCGCTGA
- the lptC gene encoding LPS export ABC transporter periplasmic protein LptC, protein MTMFRIATRLGLGLVLLAGCSPSASGPVAGDEYANMPADRVIDGIEHVMTAAGVRRARLLADTAYMFDDSMKAQLKGVRVTFFGDGGAETAELTSLTGWLDGKTEAMTARGNVVLRLREGNRIIETAELHFDPERDRIWSDSATTLRQDGTLLYGDGFRSDGRLRNLEIMNPRGRMADVRFDL, encoded by the coding sequence ATGACCATGTTCAGGATCGCCACCCGGCTCGGCCTGGGCCTCGTCCTGCTCGCCGGGTGCTCTCCATCGGCGTCTGGGCCAGTGGCCGGCGATGAATATGCGAACATGCCGGCCGATCGGGTCATTGACGGCATCGAACACGTCATGACGGCGGCGGGCGTCCGCCGCGCCAGACTGCTGGCGGACACCGCCTACATGTTCGATGACTCCATGAAGGCCCAGCTGAAAGGCGTGCGGGTCACGTTCTTCGGCGACGGCGGCGCCGAGACCGCCGAGCTGACCTCGCTCACCGGCTGGCTCGACGGGAAGACGGAGGCGATGACGGCGCGGGGCAACGTGGTGCTCCGCCTCCGGGAGGGCAACCGGATCATCGAGACGGCGGAGCTGCATTTCGATCCGGAGCGCGACCGGATCTGGAGCGACTCCGCGACGACCCTGCGACAGGACGGCACGCTCCTGTACGGCGACGGCTTCCGCTCCGATGGCCGGCTGCGCAACCTCGAGATCATGAACCCCCGCGGCCGCATGGCGGACGTGAGGTTCGACCTGTGA
- the lptB gene encoding LPS export ABC transporter ATP-binding protein: protein MSESIHRFVEGLRPYDASVAVAVLELVRHADADGTADRGDWLAAIRRAAPVAAGHAGVAGALGATGAAGADASRYLEQHILARLVEAGIATGEPAGEAWERVRIHPAVWATIAPRKEETVAELEGAVRNLLLSAERTAGGAQPGAPRPGPLPGGSRLVARGLVKVYRKRKVVNEVDLDLHQGEIIGLLGPNGAGKTTTFYMIVGLVTPDAGKVYLDDEELTDVPMYRRARRGIGYLAQEPSVFRRLTVEENVMAILETLPLSRAERKERLERLLDELGLKHLRRSKAYTLSGGERRRLEITRALVSEPKFMLLDEPFAGVDPIAVHDIQQIVASLRHRGIGVIITDHNVEQTLDIVDRAYIMYEGRVRVSGTVAELVWNDEVAQIYFGPTLTARMRERYQPPEVA from the coding sequence ATGAGCGAGTCCATTCACCGCTTCGTCGAGGGGTTGCGACCGTACGACGCCTCGGTGGCCGTGGCGGTCCTGGAATTGGTCCGTCACGCCGACGCCGACGGCACGGCGGACCGGGGGGACTGGCTCGCCGCCATCCGGCGGGCGGCCCCTGTCGCCGCAGGCCACGCCGGCGTCGCGGGGGCGCTCGGCGCGACCGGCGCCGCCGGCGCCGACGCGTCGCGGTACCTCGAGCAGCACATCCTGGCCCGCCTCGTCGAGGCCGGCATCGCGACGGGCGAGCCCGCCGGCGAGGCGTGGGAACGCGTGCGGATCCACCCCGCCGTGTGGGCGACCATCGCACCCCGGAAGGAAGAGACCGTGGCCGAGCTGGAGGGAGCGGTAAGGAACTTGCTACTCTCGGCCGAGCGCACTGCGGGCGGCGCGCAGCCCGGGGCGCCCCGTCCCGGACCCCTGCCGGGCGGCAGCCGCCTCGTGGCGCGCGGGTTGGTGAAGGTGTACCGTAAACGGAAGGTCGTGAACGAGGTCGACCTCGATCTCCACCAGGGCGAGATCATCGGCCTGCTCGGCCCGAACGGGGCGGGGAAGACCACCACGTTCTACATGATCGTGGGGCTCGTCACGCCGGACGCGGGCAAGGTCTACCTCGATGACGAGGAGCTGACCGATGTGCCGATGTACCGCCGCGCACGGCGCGGCATCGGCTACCTGGCCCAGGAGCCGTCGGTCTTCCGCCGGCTCACGGTGGAGGAGAACGTCATGGCCATCCTCGAGACGCTCCCCCTTTCGCGTGCGGAACGCAAGGAGCGGCTCGAGAGGTTGCTCGATGAACTCGGCCTGAAGCACCTGCGTCGCTCCAAGGCGTACACGCTCTCGGGCGGCGAGCGGCGCCGGCTCGAGATCACGCGGGCGCTGGTGAGCGAGCCGAAGTTCATGCTCCTGGACGAGCCGTTTGCGGGGGTGGACCCGATCGCCGTTCACGACATCCAGCAGATCGTCGCCAGCCTCCGGCACCGCGGCATCGGCGTCATCATCACCGACCACAACGTCGAGCAGACTCTGGACATCGTAGACCGGGCATACATCATGTACGAGGGTCGGGTCCGGGTCTCCGGCACCGTCGCCGAACTCGTTTGGAACGACGAGGTCGCGCAGATCTACTTCGGCCCGACGCTGACGGCCCGGATGCGTGAGCGCTACCAGCCACCGGAAGTCGCATGA
- a CDS encoding dolichyl-phosphate beta-D-mannosyltransferase codes for MNQETRNGRGLVIIPTYNERENLPRLVPMVLAQDPRLDVLVIDDASPDGTGEIADRLAAENPRVHVLHRRGKLGLGTAYLEGFRWGLERGYAYLFEMDADFSHDPAHIPQFLEAIEEADVVLGSRYLHGRVTVINWPIGRLLLSYFANVYARRVTGLPVADATGGYKCFRRKVLESIDLDRVESEGYAFQIEMSFRAWRKGFRIAEIPIVFVDRTLGESKMSKRIVLEAVWKVWKLRILDLLGRL; via the coding sequence GTGAACCAGGAAACACGCAACGGCCGCGGCCTGGTCATTATTCCGACCTACAACGAGCGCGAGAACCTGCCCCGTCTCGTCCCCATGGTCCTCGCGCAGGACCCGAGGCTCGACGTCCTCGTCATCGACGACGCATCGCCGGACGGCACCGGCGAGATCGCAGACCGCCTCGCCGCAGAAAACCCACGGGTCCACGTGCTCCACCGGCGCGGCAAGCTCGGGCTCGGCACCGCGTACCTCGAGGGCTTCCGCTGGGGCCTCGAACGCGGCTACGCGTACCTCTTCGAGATGGATGCGGACTTCTCCCACGACCCGGCGCACATCCCCCAGTTCCTGGAGGCCATCGAGGAGGCCGACGTGGTGCTCGGCTCCCGTTACCTCCACGGCCGGGTCACGGTGATCAACTGGCCGATCGGCCGGCTGCTGCTCTCCTACTTCGCCAACGTCTACGCGCGGCGGGTGACGGGGCTTCCAGTGGCGGATGCGACCGGCGGGTACAAGTGCTTCCGCCGAAAGGTCTTGGAATCGATCGACCTGGACCGCGTCGAGTCCGAGGGCTACGCATTCCAGATCGAGATGAGCTTCCGGGCCTGGCGGAAGGGGTTCCGCATCGCGGAGATCCCGATCGTGTTCGTGGACCGTACGCTGGGCGAGTCGAAGATGTCCAAGCGCATCGTGCTCGAAGCGGTCTGGAAGGTCTGGAAGCTGCGAATCCTGGACCTCCTGGGACGGCTCTGA
- a CDS encoding glycosyltransferase, with translation MPEVLNRPSVAPETRLPPGARRDFAVVIPAYNEVENIPELVRELRSTFERFGLEGEVVLVDDGSTDGTAEVARREAARWDRLRVVRHRRNFGKTEALLTGAEATTASRLVLYDADLQHSTDEIPRFLAKLEEGWDIVTGRKVGRYEKGFVSGIYNWLNRRLFHVPVSDLNSMKAFRREVLDEVFLRHDWHRFFVVLAHARGFSVTEIDIALLPRRHGESKYSGRSRIIIGLLDLISVAFFLFFARKPMLLFGLSGLILACLGVLVGLVTIGLRIWGPMPPFGFRPLLYLVILLEVVGMLLFGFGFLAELIAQQHAESEAWRRRERRQ, from the coding sequence ATGCCCGAGGTCCTGAATCGGCCGAGCGTCGCGCCCGAGACGCGCCTCCCCCCCGGCGCCCGGCGGGACTTCGCCGTGGTCATCCCCGCGTACAACGAGGTCGAGAACATTCCGGAGCTGGTGCGCGAGCTGCGCTCCACCTTCGAGCGGTTCGGGCTGGAGGGGGAGGTCGTTCTCGTCGACGATGGTTCGACCGATGGAACCGCCGAGGTCGCGCGCCGGGAGGCCGCCCGCTGGGACCGGCTCCGCGTCGTGCGTCACCGCCGGAACTTCGGCAAGACCGAGGCGCTGCTCACCGGCGCCGAAGCCACCACCGCGTCGCGGCTGGTGCTTTACGATGCCGACCTCCAGCACTCGACGGACGAGATCCCGCGCTTCCTCGCGAAGCTCGAGGAGGGCTGGGACATTGTCACGGGGCGCAAGGTGGGCCGCTACGAGAAGGGGTTCGTCTCCGGCATCTACAACTGGCTGAACCGCCGGCTCTTCCACGTCCCGGTCAGCGACCTCAACTCCATGAAGGCGTTCCGCCGGGAGGTGCTGGACGAGGTCTTCCTGCGCCACGACTGGCACCGCTTCTTCGTCGTCCTCGCGCACGCCCGCGGGTTCAGCGTCACCGAGATCGACATCGCGTTGCTGCCCAGGCGGCACGGGGAGTCCAAGTACTCTGGCCGGAGCCGCATCATCATCGGCCTGCTCGATCTGATCTCGGTCGCCTTTTTCCTCTTCTTCGCCCGCAAGCCCATGCTCCTGTTCGGCCTGAGCGGTCTGATCCTGGCTTGCCTGGGCGTGCTGGTGGGTCTGGTCACCATCGGCTTGCGGATCTGGGGGCCCATGCCGCCGTTCGGTTTCCGGCCGCTCCTCTACCTCGTCATCCTGCTCGAGGTGGTGGGGATGCTGCTGTTCGGCTTCGGCTTCCTGGCGGAGCTCATCGCCCAGCAGCACGCCGAATCGGAGGCGTGGCGCCGACGCGAGCGGCGACAATAG